Genomic segment of Yoonia sp. R2331:
CAGCATGTATCCAAGGTTGCTGTAGCTGCGGTCGGAACCGGGTTGGAATCCAAGATCGCGATAGGCAGGCAAATTTTGGCGCAGAAACTCCGTTTGGCTTGGCAGATACTCGTCATACTGCAGCCACCCAAACACCGCCGGCACTGTGTCTTGAAGACCCGAAGTGTGGCGCAAAAGATCACGGGTTGTTATGCGGTTTTCCGCGGCTTCGTCCAAATCCAGCCAGGGCAGAATTTCCGCAACCGGCTGGTCGAGATCAAGTTCCTGATCCTCGGCCAGCGTCAAGATCGTCAGCGCTGTCGCGAGTTTGGTAACAGACCAAATGTGATATCGTGTCTGCGGCCTCGCCTTTTGATCCTTGAATGGATCTGCTGTTCCTGACGCCACTTCCCATACAACTTCGCCGTTCTGAATAACTGCGAACGATATCGCAGTGGCGGCTTGCGCTGATACGATGCTGTCGAGCCACGGTTTGAGGTCATCGCGATCAACCGGTGCTGTGGGTGCCGCAGGATGGGGGACCATCATCATCCACACAGCGAGCATGACAGAGGCGAGCAGACCAATCACCCATTTCACCCATCGCTTATGCGCCACATGTTTCATAACTTCCCCTCAAATTTCCGCATCTCGGAAAGGAAGGACAAGGCTACGGATTGGGCGTCTTGGTCAGTCGCGTTTAGGTCCGGCACTAAACCCGCGCCTTCAATCCGACCGCTGCCATGGCTTACATAGTCGGCTATGGGCAAGGACAGGGTAAAATGATCTCCGACATCGAAGGGTTGTTGAATCAGCAGAGCGCCTGCACTGGTCTCACCGATCAGCGCGGCACCGCGCGCGGTTCGCAGAACCTCGGCGACGAGTTCAGAGGCGCTTTGTGTTTGACCATTGATTAAGAACGCGATTGGACCCTGATACATCGGCCGCATGGGCAAGAAATGGACGCGTGTGACGGCATGGGACGCAAGGTGGTTCCAGAGACCAACGACAGTTGTTCCGTGCCAGGGCTCTAGCGCATCGATCTCTGGGCGTTCTGGCATCAAGGTACCTTCCCGAGGCCACCCCCGCCCCAATAGAACACCGGCATCGACACCATCTGCGATGCAGTGGCCAACGAGGTGGCGCATTGCAAATGCCCCGCCGGGGTTATCACGCAGATCAATGATCAGGCCCCTCGCATCCGCTGCCACAATGTCCTCGAACGCTGCGGTGATGCGCGGGCCGGTGTCCTGGCCCATGAAGGTTCGGACAGAAAGGCAGGCAATCCCATGGTCCCATGCCAAGGCTACGGCCTCGGGACCGACTTGCATGGCATCGAAATGTCGGCCCATCTCTGCTGCTTTGCGGCGTTGGACAGACAAAGCGACATGAGACAGGCCAATGCGGCTGAATATGCGTGCGAAATCGCGGCAAAGGTCTTCGGGGCCTTGTATGGCTTCGGCTATTTCCATCAGCTCAGCGAACAACGCCTGCGCTTGGCGCGATGTCACCCATGCGGGGTCGAAGAAGTTCCGTTCGAAGATGTCGGCAACTATTGTGACGGATCGGCGGTAATCGTTCGGGCTTGCCGCACCGGGGCCGGAGGTCATGGCCAAGCCTGTCGCGCAGAGCGCCCCAATAAATGACCGGCGGTCCATCGAACAGGGCGGAATGGACGTGAGGGGCACGTTCGGAACACCCGAAGGCGAACCTTTGAACACATGACCCAGTGCTTCAGCGATGGTATTCATTGCAGCACCGGCAACGCGAGGTGCGTTGTCCTGAAGCCCGATCTGTGTTTGAGGCCATATCCGAACGCACGGTCAAGGCCGATATGGGCGATCCAGATCGTTACCAGCGCGATCACCTCTGACCAGCCAACGAGCCCGCTGATCGTCCCGACCGCGGCGGGGCCGATGTAACTGTGCATCGCATTATAGGTAATCGCGCCGACGCGATTGCCGAAAGCGTAACCGACCATCGCCAGGTCAGGCGCAAGGAAAAAGATCGCGAATAGCGTCCAGCTTTGTCCCAAACTGGCATAGGCAACGATGGAAGCAAGCCCAATCGCGAGGCCCTCCGATCGCAGCAGGGGAATCAATTGATAAGTCGTGGGTCGTTTCGGGTTAGTCGTTTCGGAATCCATTGGATCAGTCCATTTTTTTGATTGGTGCCGAGATACGGGCAAGGTGAAACACCAGAACCGAACAGGTCGTATTCCGCCCTGCGCATCAGCTGCACACGAATTTCTCGGCCTAAGGAAGCGTTGTTGGCAGGCTGTCGCATTCCACGTCTGTTTTGTGCGCACCAAGGACATCGGCAAACAGGCTGCGGCCCGGGTTGATGACAAAGCTTGTGTCTGGCGATAGGCCCTGCGCCAGGTACAAGTCTGCCGCGTGATCTGTGGCATCGGATGAAACGCGCACCATGTCGCTGACCAAATCCTGCCCTGCGAGCAGGTCGCCCATCACTTCCGGGTTTGTGACAACAATTCGGATCGGTCCTGCGCGCCCCACATCGACATCTTCGCCAGCGAAGTCGCCAGCGACAATGCGGACAGGCATCGTGTGACAGGCGCCGTTGATGCGAAACGCTGCGGTGCCTTGACCGGCAAACCCGCGCAACATCAGAAGGTTCCCTTTCTTGGGGTTCGGGATACTGATGACGGCGATGTCCCGTCCCGCAACGATGGCCGTTTCAGCCTTTGCAACATCGGTTACTGCGACGGTGGCCAATACCACGCTGGCCGCCAACCCAATGGTCGTCAGATGATCTTTGAGCATTTTTGGTTTCATGACATTTCCTTTCACGGTTGCTGTCCCACGCATGTGGGCTCTGGAACCTAGAAAGGTGAAAAGCAGAATATCTGCGCCCGAATTTACGTTTCCGAACGTTTGAAATCGCGATTGCGAACGTGGTAGTTGCCACTTTCCTGGCGTTTATAGTCAGACGGAGTTTGGCCGGTCAGGCGTCGAAACTCTGTGTTGAAACTGGATTTGCTCTGGAAGCCGGCTTCTAACATAATGTCGGTCACAGGCAGATCAGTGGTTGTTAACAGCATCGCGGCATGGCGCACGCGAAAGCCATTGATATAACGCGATATATTCTCTCCGTGAATGCGATTAACCGCTTTTGAAACGCTCCGGGCTGGGCAGTGAATCCGCCGCCCCAGCCGCGCGAGCGTCAGGTCAGGGTCCGTAAACATTTGCTGTTCTGCCATCAGTTGATCAAGCTTGCGCAACAGGTCCTGATCCTCTTCCAGAGGTGTGTCGGCCGCAGGATCGCATGAAGCCTGCCGTGTCTGGCCCCCGAGGACCAGTGGCACACCAATAAGGGCGCTTAGCAGGATGACCGTAACAACGACGCCAGATACGCCCGTCAGGAGCTGGATAATCCCTGTATTGCCTGCAGAAAGCACCGCAACAAAGATCAAATCGGCCGCAACGATCAGGGCGATGAAGAGGAGCGCAAAGAGCAGCGCAACTCTGGTCATGCGATATTTGTTTGGTGCAACCTGAACAAACACTTCCGGCGATTGGAACAGCATCCTTGCCAGCAAAATGGCACAGATGGCGTTGGTGCCGATCACGACCAAATCAGCGGACCATGCCGTTTGTAACAAGAGCGCAAGCTGCCCTGCGATCAGACCAAAGGCTGTTATCACAAGGTTCTGTCCAGTCGGAGACCCGGTTGTAGATGCAAGTGATTGAAAGCCAAGCCATAGCGTTGGGGCGATCAGTATCGCAATATGAGGCTGTATTGGGCTCAGCGCTTCGATCCCATATACGGATCGTAAACCCACAAAGACGGTGACCACTGCAACGAGGCTAAGTGCTAGGCCAAACAGAAGGCGCGCTGCAACGGGTAGTCGCGGTCGGCTCACAACCGCTGCTGCGATGAAGACCGCAAGAATTGAAATGAGCCAAGACGTGGGAACCGTGCTCACCGTGGTACTCCTCAAATCACATTCTCAAGCGCAATGGCTTTGTTGCCCCGCAATGTTTCGGACGCTGTTCACCAGAGCTGTTTGACAAACAAGATCATAGTACCATCGAATTTAACACCAGCCGCATTTGAGCTTGCTCATGGTCCCCGGTACGAAATCGCGTTTCTGAATAAATTTCAAACGTCAGACAGAAGGCACTCTCGCTGTTTCGTAGATGCCATAAACGGCTCACACTCGATAAGAGCCACTGGCCCCTACCGTCTAAACATCGCTCTATCGACCACGGAAGACGGCTTTGAAAGGGTCCTCGTAGTTCTGGCCCCGTGCGGGAAAAGTGACGTTTGATTTTTGCGTTTTGGAGCCCTGGCGAGTGACCGGTTTATCGCTGCGAGCGACGAGGCGGTTCAGTCCTTGGGGCAAGTGCCACAGATGCTGCGCCGGCAATAGCCGCAGCCGCATTGGTCCGGTTTACCCTGCAATCTCGCCATTCGTAGCGGCATTCACCGCCCGTGCCCCTGCCCGCTAACCGCCCAACAGGTAAGCAGCCGTCAGCACACAGCTACCAAGGGCCATGGACAGCAGGCCAAACACCCTGCGTTGTTCCAGCGTCAGGCTGCGCAGGGCGGCAAGAAGGTCTTCGACAAGCGAAGGGGCCAGTGCGTACACCAGCCCCTCGATCAACAGGACAAGGCCAAGGCCTGTCAGGACGTAGACCATTACTCGCCCTCGGCGCTCCGCGCACCTTGGTCAGATTTCAGATAGTTGAAGAATTCTGAATCAGGTGACAGCACCATCGAGGAATTGCCCGGTGTCAGCGACCGTTGATAGGCCGTCATGGAGCGATAGAATTCAAAGAATTCCGGGTCCGCGCCAAAGGCTTCGGCAAAGATCGCGTTGCGTTCGGCGTCGGCTTCACCACGGGTGATTTCGGCCTGACGAAGCGCATCGGAGGTCAGTTCGACAGCGGTCCTTTCTGCCTGCGCCTCGATCCGCTGCGCGGCCTCGCGGCCCCGTGCGCGTTCGTCTTCGGCTTCGCGTGTCCGTTCGGCTTGCATCCGCTCGTAAGTGGCGTTGAGGTTTTCCGGCGGCAGGTCTGTCCGCTTCAACCGAACGTCGATCACCTCAAGCCCCAGAGACCGGGCTTCGAAGATCGCGTCATTGCGGATGCGCAGCATCAGCGCGGCCCGGTCCGTTGACAAGATGTCGTTGGACGAGACCGTACCCAGCACGTTCCGCGTGGTGTCGCGCAGAATACCGTCGAGACGCGATGCGGCGCGTTCTTCGCCGCCGTCACCAACGGCCTGACGGAACCGTTCCACATCCGAGATCCGGTAGCGCGCAAAGGCGTCGACCACGAGGCGGCGATCATCCGAGGGTGTCACCTCGAGCGGTTCAAGGTCACGGCTGAGGATGCGGTCGTCATAAAAAACGACATTCTGCACCAGCGGGATTTTGAAACCCAGGCCAGGTTCTTCCTGCACTTTGACGATTTGACCAAACTGCAACACCAGCGCCTTGCGGCGTTCGTCCACGATGAACACAGACGAAATGGCCAGAACGGCGATCACAACAAGGGCGGGCAGAAGGAAAACTGATTTCCGCATTAGTTTGACCCTCCGGTGTTGGTGGTTCGGTTCGAACGCAGCTCATTCAGGGGCAGATAGGGAACAACGCCCTGCCCGCCGCCACCGCCGCTGTTTTCATCCAGCAAGATGATGTCGACGCCGCCAAGGACCTGTTCCATCGTTTCGAGGTAGATCCGCTTGCGCGTGACTTCGGGTGCTTTGGTGTATTCGTCCAGAACAGCGGTAAAGCGTGACGCCTCACCAGCGGCTTCGTTGACGACCTGTGCGCGGTAGGCTTCGGCCTGTTCCAGCGTTTGCGCGGCCTGACCACGGGCCTCGGCCACCACACGGTTGGCAGTCGCGTCGGCCAGGTTTGTGGCCCGGTCACGTTCCTGTTCCGCATCCTGCACGTCGCGGAAGGCAGCGATCACCGGCTCTGGCGGGTCGGCCTTGTTGAAGTTCACACGGACGATGTTCACGCCGCTGTCGTAGCTATCCAGCGTTGTCTGGATTTCGTCGCGCAGACGGTCAGCAATCGCACCACGGTCCCTGTTGAGGATCGGGGCCAGATTTGACTGGGCGATGATTTCGCGCATCACCGATTCAGCGACCGCTTCGATGGTTTGCGGCGGGTCAGCGAGATTGAACAAGTATTGCTGCAGGTCAACGATGTTCCAGACCACCTGAAAGTCGATGTCGACGATGTTTTCGTCGCCCGTCAGCATCAGACCAGCGTCAAGGCCGGACCGGCTGGTGCCGATGTCGATGCTGCGTTCGGTTGTGACGGCCTGAACCTCGCGCGTGACAACCGGCCAGGGGGCAAAATTCAGGCCCGGACCATTGGTCGACATGTAAGAGCCAAAGAGCAGTTCAACGGATTGTTCTTCGGGTTTCACGGTATAGAACGACTGGAACGCCCAAAGGGCCGCTGCCGCCAAAAGGCCGAGGCCAACGGTGCCGCGCGTCAGGCCCGGACCAGCAGAACCGCCGCCTGTGCCGTTAGAGCCGCCACCCTGACCGCCGCCGCCCATCAAGACGCGCAGCTGTTCGCGACCCTTGTTCACCAGATCATCAATCTCTGGGATGTTGGGTCCGTCGTTTCGTGGGGGGCGTGGCGGGCGTGGTGGCTCGCCACCGTTTCCGCCGTTGTTGTTGCCACCGCCGCCCCATGGGCCACCGTTGTTGCCTGCCATTGTGCGTTGATCTTCCTTATTTCATGACCCCGTAAGGCCGTTGGTCTACCAAATGTGCCCGAAAGGGCGAAATTCA
This window contains:
- a CDS encoding serine hydrolase domain-containing protein; the protein is MKHVAHKRWVKWVIGLLASVMLAVWMMMVPHPAAPTAPVDRDDLKPWLDSIVSAQAATAISFAVIQNGEVVWEVASGTADPFKDQKARPQTRYHIWSVTKLATALTILTLAEDQELDLDQPVAEILPWLDLDEAAENRITTRDLLRHTSGLQDTVPAVFGWLQYDEYLPSQTEFLRQNLPAYRDLGFQPGSDRSYSNLGYMLLGAIIEARTGQAYEDPVLQRVLQPAGMASSSFVFSAPQPANEALGSHPLVHVFTPVLPFFADLNDLVRKRDGRIWWLNRVYIKATPPTGLIASARDAARLGAVTMAKGPVLQSDDTVQLMVAPDPQDFSLGWFERDAAAQWLQHRGGGPGFAAVVRVYPTQDLSIAVLASGTDAPVVDIADVVARSLGRE
- a CDS encoding S41 family peptidase, which encodes MNTIAEALGHVFKGSPSGVPNVPLTSIPPCSMDRRSFIGALCATGLAMTSGPGAASPNDYRRSVTIVADIFERNFFDPAWVTSRQAQALFAELMEIAEAIQGPEDLCRDFARIFSRIGLSHVALSVQRRKAAEMGRHFDAMQVGPEAVALAWDHGIACLSVRTFMGQDTGPRITAAFEDIVAADARGLIIDLRDNPGGAFAMRHLVGHCIADGVDAGVLLGRGWPREGTLMPERPEIDALEPWHGTTVVGLWNHLASHAVTRVHFLPMRPMYQGPIAFLINGQTQSASELVAEVLRTARGAALIGETSAGALLIQQPFDVGDHFTLSLPIADYVSHGSGRIEGAGLVPDLNATDQDAQSVALSFLSEMRKFEGKL
- a CDS encoding DUF4260 domain-containing protein, with the protein product MDSETTNPKRPTTYQLIPLLRSEGLAIGLASIVAYASLGQSWTLFAIFFLAPDLAMVGYAFGNRVGAITYNAMHSYIGPAAVGTISGLVGWSEVIALVTIWIAHIGLDRAFGYGLKHRSGFRTTHLALPVLQ
- a CDS encoding helix-turn-helix domain-containing protein produces the protein MSTVPTSWLISILAVFIAAAVVSRPRLPVAARLLFGLALSLVAVVTVFVGLRSVYGIEALSPIQPHIAILIAPTLWLGFQSLASTTGSPTGQNLVITAFGLIAGQLALLLQTAWSADLVVIGTNAICAILLARMLFQSPEVFVQVAPNKYRMTRVALLFALLFIALIVAADLIFVAVLSAGNTGIIQLLTGVSGVVVTVILLSALIGVPLVLGGQTRQASCDPAADTPLEEDQDLLRKLDQLMAEQQMFTDPDLTLARLGRRIHCPARSVSKAVNRIHGENISRYINGFRVRHAAMLLTTTDLPVTDIMLEAGFQSKSSFNTEFRRLTGQTPSDYKRQESGNYHVRNRDFKRSET
- a CDS encoding DUF2065 family protein; its protein translation is MVYVLTGLGLVLLIEGLVYALAPSLVEDLLAALRSLTLEQRRVFGLLSMALGSCVLTAAYLLGG
- the hflC gene encoding protease modulator HflC, which gives rise to MRKSVFLLPALVVIAVLAISSVFIVDERRKALVLQFGQIVKVQEEPGLGFKIPLVQNVVFYDDRILSRDLEPLEVTPSDDRRLVVDAFARYRISDVERFRQAVGDGGEERAASRLDGILRDTTRNVLGTVSSNDILSTDRAALMLRIRNDAIFEARSLGLEVIDVRLKRTDLPPENLNATYERMQAERTREAEDERARGREAAQRIEAQAERTAVELTSDALRQAEITRGEADAERNAIFAEAFGADPEFFEFYRSMTAYQRSLTPGNSSMVLSPDSEFFNYLKSDQGARSAEGE
- the hflK gene encoding FtsH protease activity modulator HflK — protein: MAGNNGGPWGGGGNNNGGNGGEPPRPPRPPRNDGPNIPEIDDLVNKGREQLRVLMGGGGQGGGSNGTGGGSAGPGLTRGTVGLGLLAAAALWAFQSFYTVKPEEQSVELLFGSYMSTNGPGLNFAPWPVVTREVQAVTTERSIDIGTSRSGLDAGLMLTGDENIVDIDFQVVWNIVDLQQYLFNLADPPQTIEAVAESVMREIIAQSNLAPILNRDRGAIADRLRDEIQTTLDSYDSGVNIVRVNFNKADPPEPVIAAFRDVQDAEQERDRATNLADATANRVVAEARGQAAQTLEQAEAYRAQVVNEAAGEASRFTAVLDEYTKAPEVTRKRIYLETMEQVLGGVDIILLDENSGGGGGQGVVPYLPLNELRSNRTTNTGGSN